The genomic region CCCATGCTGTTGGTACATCATGCTTATGGTCGTAGAGCAGAGTTGACGGTACTTTGTTGTGTGTCCCGGACTTTTGGTCTGGTAGTGGCCATTGTTGGATCATGCGGGGGCTTTCTTGGTGCTTTTTGGCGACAGCCACGCCTGTTGGGACTTGTCAGTCTGCAGATACTCAGTTTCTCTTGGAGTAAAACGGTCACCTGTGCATGTCATGCCAAAGTCAATGCCGACCGTCAAGTCGGCTTCATCTGGTTTTGGAGCCATGGCTGATCGGGGTAAACACGCCTCACTCTGCACACTGTTTGCTAAACAACAAGCGAGAGCCCCGATATGAGAAATAATGTGGGCGAAATTGGTACACTCAAGGAGGGCGCGTGTGATGGTGTCAGTGACGACTGctctggatgatgaggtgagaCGAGTCTGGATTTAACCCAGCATGACTGAGTAAAAGCACAAAGGGTCCATGGAATTACAAGTAGCAAATCACCAGCCGCAAGGCTGCGGTTGTGGCACAAACTCGCAGCACCGCCCCCGACAATATTGCATTGATTGACCGGATCCAGCCCCGAAGAAGAACTTGGGGCTGCCTCTGAAGGTGCCCCGAGAACCCAGCCTATTTGCCTGAATCACACCACGGCACCACGGTCGCCTTAtggatcttgatggtgtgggCGGTTTGGGATGCTCATCGGAGGGGGCATGAATATCGCGTGCCGTGTTTGCCTACCTAGTAATGCCTGCATCCACCTGCAGCAAGCTGCGCCTCTTCAGGCTTGCACGGCACTGTGCCACCCGCCTCTTGAAGGCTTTGTAGGCAACAAGCGCCTGCGTTCCACGTCATTGTCCCCTGACAAGCACACCGAATTTCCGTCCCGGATCCTTCTTGTTTCCTCGACCATTCTTCATATTCATCATACCGAAAGATAGACAAGGCTTTGGCACCGTCCCCACGAACTCTGTCTTCAAGAATTTGCAAGCAGCTGAGTCATTCATACCTTTTACAGTGTCGATACCGCCCGAGTGACAATGGGGAATAAGCAGTCGAAGCAAGATTCAATTCAAGAAGCCAGCACTACTGCTATGCCATCACCTCCAGCGCCAGGGCATCCATATCCACCAAGGACAAACAGCATCCCCAAACTTGACACTGACTTCCTGCTACAACCGCCTGATGAAAGTTCCATCAGACGCCCGTGGCTGCAGCTCAACAATCTCATCGATTCACATGTTCAAACGTTTTACACCAACATCGCCAGCATCGACAACATTGCCCCTCGCGAAAAGATACAAGAAGTCCTGCTGGTTTCGGGAATCGTTGAGAGCACCAAGGACGTCGATAACCTCACAGAATTACTTTACGTTCCGGGGCACAGGAAGCTTGGGTTGCGAATATGTATTGCCCGGGTAGTGCTCGCGAGTATCGACTTTCAGAATGGCCGCCCTGAGATGACATCTCTCGACAGACAGGTTGTGGAGCTCATGAGCCGCTTCAAGACACTGCGGCCTGAACGAagtccagaagaagaggctgctATCGCCCACTGGCGTATGATCACCGCCTTTTTCCTGGCCCCAGACTCGAAGCACTCAAGAGCGGATCTCGCCGGAGAGATTCCATGTGTGGACGTTCTCGTCAACTTCCTTGGGCTCTTCAAGCGACATTCGGATCTTGCCAACCCGGAGTGGGCCGAACAAGGAACGAACAACGGAGACCAAGATTGGAAGGGGAGCATCAGGACCATCGCCGTCCACGCCATCGGCATTGGAGAGAAACTATTTtgccacccctccacctggACCTTTCGCTGGTGCTCGCATCGCAAAGAACAACAAAGAGAAGCCTCGCAGATAGTGCTATTCCCAGCTCTTGTTGAGGACGTGCTGTcaaacagcagcaagagacgTCACAACACCATTCAGGCAGCCGACATCTCTCCTGCCTTTGTGTTCTCACCGAATGGCACCGTAATACCGGCACCAGAACAACAACTAGATCCAATACCGCCACCGGCGTCATCGAGCAGATCACCGAGCTCCACTGCCTCGAGGCCAGCCAGCATAGGatctggcggcggcggaggaagTGGCGGAGCACGCTGCTCTCCGAACCAAGTCATTGCCACCAGATCATCACGAAGGAGCTACTTTGGAGAAGACAGCCCTCAGAACCATTACGTGACGGTGAATGGCGATACAGGATTCTCGACAACGATGCCACCGGGGTTAAATGTGAATATTGTCGTTGTCCCAAGACGGCCGTCAACCTCTCGCACCGGCAGCGGCACGCTGGTCTCCCCGGTGGTGTATGATAATCGAAGACCGAGAGTGATCAGTCACTCTCCCGAGTCTCATTCGAGACGCAGCAGGAGACCACTCTCGGCAAGTAGGGTGGTATAtccggaggaggatggggaagagtACGAGCGTGTCAGCAGGAGGGATAGTGCCAGTCGGTATCGGACAGCATAAATAAATTATGAAGGATGGTGGATGGATTGTTTTCACAGTTATGGATCATGAATGAAATCCCGAGCGGCGTTGATTGCTCATAATGACCCAAGCGCCAATGTCATATTTTCTTTGTCTGATATATTTGCCTTGAAAAACGCCATCACAGGGCATCTGTCCTGATGGCTCAAATTGACGTCGATATTCCCGTCGGGTGAAGATCTGGACAGTGGCCCTTCGTCAGAGGTCACCATTTGATCAGTTCCGGGTCGCGGGTGACCCCCACACGATGGACAGCACGGTTAGAAGCGGACGGACTCGGTTTCCGGACCAGATCCACAGGATTTACAAGCGTATCAAGGAGATGCCTCACCCAAAGCACTCACTTCCCCGACAGTCCATTCTCCATCACAAGTGAATCGCATTCATCAGATACACTATTATATTGCTCTTCGGATTAGTTGCAGCTGAATCAACCACCCGCCTCTCATTGGCTGCCTTTTGGTGGGGCACTGCGCCGTTGGAGCAGGGGCTTCATCCCAAGTTCAGTTGCTGACGGAGTGAATTCCGACTCTCGCATTTTCATAAGAAAGACCATTTTCTCTCGCTTTCGCTGCtggttttttctttccttccctcatcatcatcaccatggcgttgatggcaGCAATCAACGACGCGGGCCTCGGCGCCCGCCATGCCGCGCTCGCCATTGCCTTCTTGCTGGGATCGGTTATCGCCCACTATCTCTTCCGAGGCTATCAGGTGAGAAAGACATTCAAGGATCTCGAAAAGCAAGGTATAGTGAGTACTCGAAGTCGGCCCCTCCAAGAAAGGCCACGACACTGAACGACAACTCACAGCCAATTATGCAACATTCATGGATACTTGGCCATCTCAAAATCGTCGGCAGACTCCTCAAGGACCTGCCCTCGGACGCCCACGGCAATTACCTCCCGATTCTCATACTCGAAAACTGGCGCGAACTCTTCCCTCAATGCGAGAACCGACCACCGGTCCTCTACCTCGACATGTGGCCCTTTGCCCAGCCATTCTTGTTGCCCCTCCTGCTGCCCATCGCGGTCCAGTTCACCCAAgaccactccctccccaaggCTCACGAGCAAAACAAGATCCTACAACCCCTGACAAAGAACAAGGATCTCTCAACCATGGACGGAAACGAGTGGAAAGTCTGGCGGAAGAGGCTGAATGTAGGGTTCTCGATCCAGAACATCACGAACCGCA from Podospora bellae-mahoneyi strain CBS 112042 chromosome 4, whole genome shotgun sequence harbors:
- a CDS encoding hypothetical protein (EggNog:ENOG503PH84), with translation MGNKQSKQDSIQEASTTAMPSPPAPGHPYPPRTNSIPKLDTDFLLQPPDESSIRRPWLQLNNLIDSHVQTFYTNIASIDNIAPREKIQEVLLVSGIVESTKDVDNLTELLYVPGHRKLGLRICIARVVLASIDFQNGRPEMTSLDRQVVELMSRFKTLRPERSPEEEAAIAHWRMITAFFLAPDSKHSRADLAGEIPCVDVLVNFLGLFKRHSDLANPEWAEQGTNNGDQDWKGSIRTIAVHAIGIGEKLFCHPSTWTFRWCSHRKEQQREASQIVLFPALVEDVLSNSSKRRHNTIQAADISPAFVFSPNGTVIPAPEQQLDPIPPPASSSRSPSSTASRPASIGSGGGGGSGGARCSPNQVIATRSSRRSYFGEDSPQNHYVTVNGDTGFSTTMPPGLNVNIVVVPRRPSTSRTGSGTLVSPVVYDNRRPRVISHSPESHSRRSRRPLSASRVVYPEEDGEEYERVSRRDSASRYRTA